aggcgtgagccatagtgcccagtcccccaatttttttttttaattagcagggcgtggtggagCGCACGcatagtcccagctctttgggaggctgaggtaggaggatcacttgaccccaaggAGGTTGAGAATGCAGTCAGtaaatattgcaccactgcactgcagcctggacgacagagtgagaccctgtctctaaaataaaataaaaacagtctaGGATTCTGAGAGGCATGGAATTAAAAAGAGCCTCTGTCAGAAGACATCATTTTGAGTCTCAGCTCTGTCATTACTAGTGACCTTACTCAAGTTAGTTAGCCCAACTCTCAgattccccatctgtaaaatttgATTCATTTATTAGAACAGTTTTTTTAACCTAGGGTGATCTCGGGCCCAGGTTCTGGTGGGCTGCCGCACACATTGGCTGGGTGGCTCTGGTAGGTCACGCCCTGGCCGCTTCGCCTTCgagaggagggtgaggacagTCTCCGAGGCGGCGCTGCCGAGCCTCCCCGTGACTTGGTGACCGCGGAGCCAGCAGAGACCCCCGGGCTCCCGCACCTAGGGCGAGAAGGGCGGGCGCGCGCCCGGGGTGGGTCACGTGACGGCTCCAGGCCCGCGCGGGGCCGGGGGCGCGCGGGGccggggcaggggcggggcctgGAGCGCGCGGCCCTGCGGGTGACAGGCGGGCGGGAAGGGGCGGGGCCTCGGGCGGGGCCGCCGGGGGGAGGAGGGCGGCGGGAGGGGAGGAGTGGagatggcggcggcggcggctcaggggggcgggggtggggagccCCGGAGAGCCGAGGGGGTCGGCCCGGGGGTCCCGGGGGAGGTGGAGATGGTGAAGGGGCAGCCGTTCGACGTGGGCCCGCGCTACACGCAGCTGCAGTACATCGGCGAGGGCGCGTACGGCATGGTCAGGTGAGGGGGCGTTCCGGGGGAGGGGGCGCCCTCAGGGGAGGGGGCTTCacaggagaggagggggaggcgCCGAGCGCTTTCCGGGACGTGGAGACGCGGAGCGTCCCGAGGAGGCAGGGGACTCGGGATGATCGGGAGCGTCCCAGGGAGGGGACCCCTGAGTGCTTTCTAGGGGAGAGGGCGCTGCCTGCGTCCTCAGGGGAGGGGGCTTGGAGGCTTTGAGTCCACCCTTCTGTAATGATGGGAGGGGCATCTGAGTGCATGTGGGGGCCCGCGGGGACCCTAGTGACACGGGGCGAGGCCCAGAGGATGAGTACTCTCGGGGAGGCGACATCCTTAGTGAAGAGGCAGTGGAGGGCCCGTTTTGGGGGAAAGGGTGTTTTGGATTCCCCCTGTGAGGCAGTGCCAGGGAGCCTGGGGTAGACGAGCCGAGATCAGGGTGGGGCAGGGCTTtggccccaccaccaccaccaccaggtGCCCAAAGAGAGATGAGGGGGCCAGGAGTGCCACTTGCATGTTTTGGGAGGGGTCTGTGAGTGCCCCCGGCCCCACCGTGAGCTCTGGGACAGCCCTGCTGCCCGCTTCCCTCACCCTAGGACCCGCCCCTGCCCTGTCCATtctctcctgcccctcccctggcTGCCGTTTTCCCAGTATTTGCTCCATGGTGTGCCCCCAGCATCTGCACCCCCGGACCTGTCTTGGGTTAAGGAACCTTTCCTGGGAATGGGGGCGAAGGGTTCAGGGCCAGTAGAATGGAAGGGGATTGAGGAGAGGGGAAGTCAGTGAGCGGTCAGTCTCTTCCTCTGTTTGTAAAGTCACCGAAGGGCCGCCTGGCTGGTCCCCAGCTTTCTCTCTGGAGATCCCAGCCCTACACAGCAGGAAGGAACCAGCATTGTTTATGATTTGACCAGAGCCAGCTCctgctctctcccctccctgccaaGGCCTGGGTGGGGCCACCAGGCCCGGACTCCCCCTTTGTAAGGCCACAGCAGCAGCCTCTCTCCGGTCCCCTCAGCTCGGCCTATGACCACGTGCGCAAGACTCGCGTGGCCATCAAGAAGATCAGCCCCTTCGAGCATCAGACCTACTGCCAGCGCACGCTCCGGGAGATCCAGATCCTGCTGCGCTTCCGCCATGAGAATGTCATCGGCATCCGAGACATTCTGCGTGCGTCCACCCTGGAAGCCATGAGGGATGTGTATCCTTCACCTTGCCCAGTCGGCTGGTCATACACAGCCTCGGAGCTGGGCTGGGGACCCGTTGCTTGCTTTCTGTTTCCATCTTACCCACCACCCTCCAAAACAAACCCAGTAAAATAAACTTTCCTGCAGAGGAGAAGCCACAGTGTAACAGGACTTAGAGGCCTCTGATGAACCCAGGCCTGCTGCAGCCGGGCAATATGGCCTTGAGCAAGTCAGTTCTCTGCTCTGTGCCCCAAGGGGGAGGGCtagacaggatggtctctatGGGAGTGTTGTCTTCTGACATCGGCAGTTCTGAGACATGACCCAGCTTCTGCCCACAGTCACTTCTTGCTAACAAATGGATggttctttcctctctttcctccttccccagactggaagggagacagggagaaagcaaactgtcagctgggcatggtggcttatgcctgtaatcccagcactttgggaggctgaggtgggcagattacctgaggccaggagttggagaccagcctggccaacatggttaaaccctatctctactaaaagtacaaaaaaattagcagggcgtggtggcgcatgcctgtaatcccagctacttgggaggcagaggcaagagaatcgcttgaacccaggaggcggaggttgcagtgagccaagatcgtgccactgccctccagcctgggtaacagcgtgagactctgtctcaaaacaaaacaaaaacaaaaaaactgcctTTCTTGAGGTCCTACTGCGTGTCAGGTACTATACATGcccaatgctttttttttttttttctattacaccTCCCAACTACCCTATGAGATAGGCTTTGCAGCTTCATTTCAAAGATGAGGGCAGAGTGCAATGGCTTACGTCTGTAGTTCCAACACTTTAGAGGCCAAGACCAGAGGATCAgtggaggctgggagttcaagaccagcctgggcagcatagtgagaccccatctctacaaaaaatttaaaaattatccagctttggtggtgcatgactgtagtcccagctacttgggatgctgaggcaggaggatggcttgagcacaggagttcaaggctgcaatgagctatgattgtgctactgcactccagcctgggggacagaacgcgaccctgtctcaaaaaaaaaaaaaaaaaaatgaagaagctgaggcccagaaaaCCTAAAATCAAGTGTTTCTGTTGctgtctcctcctcccctcccccagatGGAAACTTGTCCTTCTTAGGACTTCTCACTCAGAGCCACACCCTAATCACCTGTGGACTTGCACCTTGCCCAGGGAGGGACAGCCTAGCCTTTGTTGTCCTCCCCTGATACTGCTTTCCTAGTTTGCTGTCCACTTCCTGTCTGGCTCTCCTTAGCAACTTGTGACACCTGTCACCTCTTCCCTACCCCACCCACCCACTCTCAGTCCCAGCCCTCCACCCAAGAGCGGGGATTTGTATTGCGGTGTCTGCAGCCCCCACCACAAACTGTGGACAGGAAATCTCTGTGCTCACCCCCATCTCGCTGTGTGGTCTGAAGCAAGTCACTGCGTCTCACTGGGCCTCCCCAGCTCTAAAACAGCAGGGCTGGTCCACATATCCTCTGAAGACCCTTTCAAGGcagattcttattttcttttttttcctttttgagatggagtctccctctgtcacccaggctggagtgcagtggctggatctcagctcacggcaacctccacctcccaggttcaagctattctcctgcctcagccttccaagtagctgggactacaggcgcccgccaccacgcccagataatttttgtattttcagtagagacagggttttgccctgttggccaggctggcctcgaacccctgacctcaggtcttcaacccatcttggcctcctgaagtgctgggattacaggtgtgagccactgcacctggcctcaaggcAGATTCTAAAAGACAGCCCTGACTTATTTTTCCAGAGACAAGCCAAACGGCatttgtggatttatttatttatttacgcATAAGCTTTGTTTTATCttcaaatagaaaaagacattttACTCCTCCATCTTCTGAGGTATGGCCAAGCACTCTTCTTTGAGTGGGAGTGTGCTATTGGGAGTGTCTCCTCATTTTTCTTGCGCAAACCATTCCCATAAGGCAggcatttatttttaagcaaacatttattgcatGCCAGATGGTGttcatacattatctcatttaactccCTCAACAGCCATGTGACTCAGGCATTGATATTAGTAATAATAGTTCATGTTTGCCTAGCACTCACAACTTGCCTAGCACTGGGCTGACAGTTTTACATGCGCCATCTCATCTAGTCTTCACAACCACCCTCAAAAGAACCATTATTTcatggctcgcacctgtaatttccagcactttgggaggccgaggtggaaggaacacttgaacccatgagttcaagacctgcctgggcaacatagcaatagcccgtctccacaaaaagaaaacaaacaggccgggcgcggtggctcaagcctgtaatcccagcactttgggaggccgagacgggcggatcacaaggtcaggagatcgagaccatcctggctaacacggtgaaaccccgtctctactaaaaatacaaaaaacttagccgggcaaggtggcgggcgcctgtagtcccagctactcgggaggctgaggcaggggaatggcgtgaacccgggaggcggagcttgcagtgatctgagatccggccactgcactccagcctgggtgacagagcgagactccgtctcaaaaaaataaataaataaaataaaaagaaaacaaacaaacaaaaaacacattatttCCCCTACATACCAGATGAGAAAGTTGAGGCACAGACAGGTTGAGCTCCTAAAGCCAGTAAGTAGTAGAGAGGAGATTTCAGACTTCCATGGGTTAAGTCCAGAGTTGCTGctctttttgtagttttctttttttaattaatttatttatttatttttgaaacagagtctcactctatcatccaggctggagtacagtgacatgatctcggctcactacatctgtctcccgggttcaagtgattctcgtgttgcagcctcccgagtagctgggattacaggcacatgccactgtccccagttaattttggtattaccagtagagacagagttttgccatgttgcccaggctggtggtctcaaactcctggcctcaagcgatcctcccgcctcagcctcccaaagtgctgggattacaggcatgacccaccactcctggcccaagTTGCTGCTCTTAACTGTGAAGTTCTCCGGCCTCCCACAGtttattattatccctgtttccccggtagggaaactgaggccacagAAGTGAAGCCCCTTGCTCAGGATCAGCAACTGTGACGCGACAGAGGCTCAGAGCCCTGCCGCTGGGTAACGGCAGCAGCTTGCCCAGCTGGTGGTGCAGGTTGGCAGATCTATTGAGTCCCAGGGGCCCTGGCTGGAGGAGATGTGCAGCCTCGCCTTCAGAGCCTGTTTTCCTTAACCAAGTGCCTCCCGCTGCCCCCTCCCCGGGGGTCTCCGGAACCATCCTCAGCTACATTGTGCAGGACCTGATGGAGACTGACCTGTACAAGTTGCTGAAAAGCCAGCAACTGAGCAATGACCACATCTGCTACTTCCTCTACCAGATCCTGCGGGGCCTCAAGTACATCCACTCCGCTAATGTGCTCCACCGGGATCTAAAGCCCTCCAACCTGCTCATCAACACCACCTGCGACCTTAAGGTCAGAGGGTTGGGCACCTGTCCCCTCTTCCCCCAGGGTCTGGGGCTTCCAGGTGACCAGTAGAAGCCTTGGGCAGGAGAACATTGCAAGCAAGGGGAACAGTGGAGGCAAAGACAAGGGGGCGTGACTGCTTAAGCTGCAGAGGCCTTGAGCACTGAGCTTAGCAGCTTGGTCTGATTCCAGATTTGCGATTTCGGCCTGGCCCGGATTGCCGATCCTGAGCATGACCACACCGGCTTCCTGACGGAGTATGTGGCTACACGCTGGTACCGGGCCCCAGAGATCATGCTGAACTCCAAGGTAGGAGGGGCTGCCCACTCCTGAAGGGAAGGGACCAGGTCCCAGGAAGCCCTGGAGCTACCTCCGAGCCAGACACCGACCCCCATGACACAGGAATTCCACCCTCTGGGCCTTGGGCTCTGCAAGGAAGCTGAGCATTGAGccctccaggcctctgccttctgCCTGGTGTTGGATCTAACTTGGAGATGGTGGCTTGGTGTAGAAACAGGACCCTGTTGAGGCTGGCCCAGGAGCCCaccacttcctcctctctcccaggGCTATACCAAGTCCATCGACATCTGGTCTGTGGGCTGCATTCTGGCTGAGATGCTCTCTAACCGGCCCATCTTCCCTGGCAAGCACTACCTGGATCAGCTCAACCACATTCTGGGTGAGGGAGGCCCGGCTGGCTGAGTGGGGGATGATTACCTTCTCCAAGGTGAGATTTCTCAAGAGTCCAAGTCAGGGATACCACCACGTGTGGGGCGCCTCCAGCATCTCATGGTATCTCAATGAGGTATAGATATTATCCCCATTGGATAGATGGGAAAAGCAAGTCTAAGTCCCACACCTAAGGAGGCACCAGACCTAGGATTTGAGCCTCGGTCTGCCTGAATCCAGCCCCCTTGCTCTGCACCACCTTGCTAATGACTAGGAGGTAACTGAGGGATTGGCATGGGTTGCTGGGCTGGGGGTCTTGTTCTTGCCTTGTTGCCTGTTCTGTTCCCAGAAAGAAGGAGGTGATCATTTACCAAGTCACCTCCTTATCCACAGGCATCCTGGGCTCCCCATCCCAGGAGGACCTGAATTGTATCATCAACATGAAGGCCCGAAACTACCTACAGTCTCTGCCCTCCAAGACCAAGGTGGCTTGGGCCAAGCTTTTCCCCAAGTCAGACTCCAAAGGTTTGAGAGACATGAGGACGGGTGTGGGATAAACCCTGGGTGCCATGGAGGGTACGGGAGCCCAGCAGCAGCTGGAGGAGACAGGCAAAGTGATGCTTCTGGGAGCTTCTCCAGTCTTCCCTGTGACCCCTGACTCCTGCCCTTCTATAGCCCTTGACCTGCTGGACCGGATGTTAACCTTTAACCCCAATAAACGGATCACAGTGGAGGAAGCGCTGGCTCACCCCTACCTGGAGCAGTACTATGACCCGACGGATGAGGTGGGCCAGTCCCCAGCAGCAGTAGGGCCAGGGGCAGGGGGGTAAGTAGGCATCCCCCATGCCAGGCCTGAGCCTTGCTGTCTCTGCCACCCCAGCCAGTGGCCGAGGAGCCCTTCACCTTCGCCATGGAGCTGGATGACCTACCTAAGGAGCGGCTGAAGGAGCTCATCTTCCAGGAGACAGCACGCTTCCAGCCTGGGGCGCTAGAGGCCCCCTAACCCAGACAGACATCCCTGCACCCTGGGGCCTGGTGAGTGTCCCCATGGCCGGCACACAGATACGCTGATACTAAATacctgtatctatatctatctatatctctatctgtatctgtatctatatcaatatctatatctgtatttgTATGTGCCTCCATATAGCAGCAAGCTTACCCTGCACCCATGCTCGGTGTGTCTGGTGACAACAGAAGTGCccgggggctgggtgcagtggctcatgcctggaatcccagcactttgggagactgagactgagatgagtggatcacctgagggtcaggagtttgagaccagcctggccagcatggcgaaatcccatctatactaaaaatacaaaaattagccaggcacagtgggtcactctggtaatcccagcactttgggaggctgaggcgagtgtatcacctgaagtcaggggttcgagaccagcctggccaatgtggtgaaaccctgtctctactaaaaatactaaaattagccgggtgtgtagGCATGcgcttctagtcccagctactcaggaggctgtggtgggaggattgcttgaacccgggaggcggaggttgcaccactatacgccagcctgggcaacagtgagactctgtttcaaaaaaaaaaag
This genomic window from Macaca mulatta isolate MMU2019108-1 chromosome 20, T2T-MMU8v2.0, whole genome shotgun sequence contains:
- the MAPK3 gene encoding mitogen-activated protein kinase 3 isoform X1, producing the protein MAAAAAQGGGGGEPRRAEGVGPGVPGEVEMVKGQPFDVGPRYTQLQYIGEGAYGMVSSAYDHVRKTRVAIKKISPFEHQTYCQRTLREIQILLRFRHENVIGIRDILRASTLEAMRDVYIVQDLMETDLYKLLKSQQLSNDHICYFLYQILRGLKYIHSANVLHRDLKPSNLLINTTCDLKICDFGLARIADPEHDHTGFLTEYVATRWYRAPEIMLNSKGYTKSIDIWSVGCILAEMLSNRPIFPGKHYLDQLNHILGILGSPSQEDLNCIINMKARNYLQSLPSKTKVAWAKLFPKSDSKALDLLDRMLTFNPNKRITVEEALAHPYLEQYYDPTDEPVAEEPFTFAMELDDLPKERLKELIFQETARFQPGALEAP
- the MAPK3 gene encoding mitogen-activated protein kinase 3 isoform X2 → MAAAAAQGGGGGEPRRAEGVGPGVPGEVEMVKGQPFDVGPRYTQLQYIGEGAYGMVSSAYDHVRKTRVAIKKISPFEHQTYCQRTLREIQILLRFRHENVIGIRDILRASTLEAMRDVYIVQDLMETDLYKLLKSQQLSNDHICYFLYQILRGLKYIHSANVLHRDLKPSNLLINTTCDLKICDFGLARIADPEHDHTGFLTEYVATRWYRAPEIMLNSKGYTKSIDIWSVGCILAEMLSNRPIFPGKHYLDQLNHILALDLLDRMLTFNPNKRITVEEALAHPYLEQYYDPTDEPVAEEPFTFAMELDDLPKERLKELIFQETARFQPGALEAP